A DNA window from Streptomyces sp. B21-083 contains the following coding sequences:
- a CDS encoding EI24 domain-containing protein, whose amino-acid sequence MSDLATGFRYLLKGQRWVARHGRSYGFGLLPGLLTLVLYLAALTALALYGTDLTAWATPFADDWSSPWLGLFRGFLTTLLFALALLLSVLTFTAMTLLIGQPFYENLSEKVDRDVSPDGTAPESGLPLHRELWISARDSLRVLVRALCWAVLLFALGFIPFVGQTVVPVLGFMVTGFFLTEELTGVALQRRRVELRERLALLRSRKLLVWGFGTPLGLAFLVPFVAVFLMPGAVAGATMMARDLLGEETTESPEDEDSEDQETSASAS is encoded by the coding sequence ATGAGCGATCTCGCGACAGGCTTCCGTTATCTCCTGAAGGGCCAGCGCTGGGTCGCCCGACACGGCAGGAGCTACGGATTCGGGCTGCTGCCCGGCCTCCTCACCCTTGTCCTCTACCTCGCCGCCCTGACGGCCCTCGCCCTCTACGGCACCGACCTCACCGCGTGGGCCACCCCCTTCGCCGACGACTGGTCGAGCCCCTGGCTCGGTCTCTTCCGCGGCTTCCTCACCACGCTCCTCTTCGCCCTGGCCCTGCTCCTCTCGGTCCTCACCTTCACCGCGATGACCCTCCTCATCGGCCAGCCCTTCTACGAGAACCTCTCCGAGAAGGTCGACCGGGACGTGTCCCCGGACGGCACGGCCCCCGAGTCGGGCCTGCCGCTGCACAGGGAGTTGTGGATCTCGGCCCGCGACAGCCTCCGGGTCCTCGTCCGGGCCCTGTGCTGGGCGGTGCTCCTCTTCGCCCTCGGCTTCATTCCGTTCGTCGGGCAGACCGTCGTACCCGTGCTCGGCTTCATGGTCACCGGGTTCTTCCTCACCGAGGAGCTGACCGGAGTCGCCCTGCAGCGGCGCCGGGTCGAACTCCGGGAACGCCTCGCCCTGTTGCGCTCCCGCAAGCTGCTCGTGTGGGGTTTCGGTACGCCGCTCGGGCTGGCCTTCCTGGTGCCGTTCGTGGCCGTCTTCCTGATGCCGGGCGCGGTCGCGGGCGCCACGATGATGGCCCGCGACCTGCTCGGCGAGGAGACCACGGAGTCCCCGGAGGACGAGGACTCCGAGGATCAGGAGACGTCGGCCTCGGCGTCCTGA
- a CDS encoding pyroglutamyl peptidase, giving the protein MSNPRVRIGVLGLALLAGLSAPVTASAADAPASPSAAPTVEEQRLDQAAPQEILRRSGFDSVAPEFARALGKGRSYEDARRLVVHQAAALWRRAVDRAQGRGPAGGDLSRDDDRPLYWARLGMTRELRVWQPSFGIRGDQRTALSGELERNSRGQTSIRYPGGGRLKRVLVTGFDPFTLDRDIRISNPSGATALALDGTVIETADGPARVETAVFPVRWQDFTEGTVERTLKPYLPKVDLFTTVSQGRVGRFDVERTNGAWRGGFGDNENIGRTETVPVADPSSQPQWTSTTLPYKAIVAADTGRFPVYDNTGVTEIPAGGTVPVVRADGPTAGSTARAGGGGDYLSNEIAYRATLLRDRLGLGATLPGGHVHTPVLQFGTGNTDPATGAVTDPDFVRDRLDIIAQVRSILTVAVDASGGSSGHSSGQDAEADVS; this is encoded by the coding sequence TTGAGCAACCCACGTGTACGGATCGGTGTCCTCGGACTCGCACTGCTGGCGGGGCTCTCCGCGCCCGTCACCGCCTCGGCCGCCGACGCCCCGGCCTCGCCCAGCGCCGCACCCACCGTCGAGGAGCAGCGACTCGACCAGGCCGCACCTCAGGAGATCCTCCGGCGTTCCGGATTCGACTCCGTGGCACCGGAGTTCGCGCGGGCGCTCGGCAAGGGGCGCTCGTACGAGGACGCCCGCCGACTCGTCGTACACCAGGCGGCGGCGTTGTGGCGGCGGGCCGTCGACCGGGCGCAGGGGCGCGGGCCGGCCGGCGGTGATCTGAGCCGGGACGACGACCGGCCGCTGTACTGGGCGCGGCTCGGGATGACCCGTGAACTACGGGTGTGGCAGCCGTCGTTCGGGATACGCGGCGACCAGCGGACCGCGCTGTCGGGCGAGTTGGAGCGGAACTCGCGCGGACAGACGTCGATCCGCTATCCGGGCGGTGGGAGGCTGAAGCGTGTTCTCGTCACCGGGTTCGATCCGTTCACCCTCGACCGGGACATACGGATCTCCAATCCGTCCGGGGCCACCGCGCTCGCCCTCGACGGCACGGTGATCGAGACGGCGGACGGGCCGGCCAGGGTCGAGACCGCGGTGTTCCCGGTGCGCTGGCAGGACTTCACGGAGGGCACGGTGGAGCGGACGCTGAAGCCGTATCTGCCGAAGGTCGATCTGTTCACCACCGTGAGTCAGGGGCGGGTCGGGCGGTTCGACGTGGAGCGGACCAACGGGGCCTGGCGGGGCGGCTTCGGGGACAACGAGAACATCGGCCGGACGGAGACCGTGCCGGTCGCCGACCCGTCCTCGCAGCCGCAGTGGACGTCGACGACCTTGCCGTACAAGGCGATTGTCGCCGCCGACACCGGCCGGTTCCCCGTGTACGACAACACGGGCGTGACGGAGATACCGGCGGGCGGCACCGTTCCCGTGGTCCGGGCGGACGGGCCCACCGCCGGGTCGACGGCTCGGGCCGGGGGCGGCGGGGACTATCTGTCCAACGAGATCGCCTACCGGGCAACCCTGTTGCGCGACCGCCTCGGTCTGGGCGCCACGCTTCCCGGCGGCCATGTGCACACGCCGGTGCTGCAGTTCGGGACGGGCAACACCGACCCGGCGACCGGCGCCGTGACCGACCCCGACTTCGTGCGCGACCGGCTGGACATCATCGCCCAGGTGCGGTCGATCCTGACCGTGGCCGTGGACGCGTCCGGTGGCTCTTCCGGTCACTCCTCCGGTCAGGACGCCGAGGCCGACGTCTCCTGA